A stretch of DNA from Methanogenium sp. S4BF:
CGGAAAATATACTTCAGAGCCTTGCACATTCAGGTTCATCGTCCCGGAATCTCCCATCCGGATGCAGAGGAGATTTACCATCCGGTTCTCACAAGGATTGATGCCCGCACCATGCTATGCGAGTGAATATGCAAGGAAACACCGTCGGGAAAGGATATTATCACCCATATATATTCGGATAGATCACTTCAGGAAGTAAATCCGGTCTAATGCATGCAGGTCTCAGGTTATATTACCGTTACCAACCTATGTCTGGCCACATAAAAATTAAAACGGATAATCAGCAGGATCGCTGATATATTCGTTCATATTTTTGAAGGTGACGGCTGTACCTCCGCTTGTTACCCGGAACCCATCCTGAGCGATGACCAGTCCCTCAAATAAACTTCCTTCAAACACCACTTCCCCATTCGGGGCAAATAACACACCGGTGACAATCCTGTTTCCCATGCCTGTTAGTCTGATATCGCCTGATTTTGCAACGATTATTACATCTTCAGCCGTACTTGGAGCAGGCCAGTCATTAACGGCAGTATAACTATCGGCACATATCCTTATATTGTCTGCAAGGGCGCCCCCGGATACATATCCACGGGAAGAGTACCATGCATCACTCCTTGCAGAAGGCATCTCAACAGCAGGAATCGTAAATCCTGGCACTGATTTCAATTTTGAACATTTGTCCAGAATCGAACGGTCCATATGCGGAGGGTGACTAAACTTCCCGGTATAGAAGATATTTGCATCAGTGAGATCCGGTGTCCAGCCAAGCCCCAGTTCCCCATCGACATACATCGTCCCATGAATTACCGGATCCTTTAGGTAGCAGTTACCATTGACATAGACATCGCCGTAAATGTCTCTCGCTCCAATTCCGAGATACAGGTCACCATTCACATAGATAGAGCCCGGAGATACCTCCGATCCTAATGCTGCACTCCCCCCATCCAGTGAGATTGTTCCATCCACATTTATATTTGAAACAGCAAGAGAGGTTCCACCATTAAGGTCAGCCGTATTCAGTTCACTACCGGTGATATGAATCGTCGCTCCCGGTCCAGTGACAGCGTCTCCGGCAAATGAGAGTTCCTGCCCGTATACAAAGACATTCTCATTGACAACATACTGCGCAAATGCGCTCACGCCCTCAGTTGCATTAATGTATGCCGTACGCTCAAGGGTATCCGTACCATATCCATTCGTCACCGTGAGGTTCACATCATACGTCCCGGCATCAGTATAGGTGTGCAATGGATTCAGATCCGAGGATGTTGTACCGTCACCAAAGCTCCACAGATACGTGAAGGGTGTGGTCCCCGTCACGGTTGAGGTGAACTGCACAGCAAGCGGGGCATCCCCTGTCACCGGCGTCCCAGTGAAGGACACCACAGGTGCATCCCCGGAGGGTGGTGAGCATGCATCTGCCAAAGTTGCAACCTCATCTGCTGTGAGCGCCGTTCCATAGAGATACAGCTCATCCATCATTCCTTTGTAGAAGAAATTGGCCCAGTCATATTTCGTGACCATCTGCCTGCCAATACTGACCGGTTCCGTATTTTCCTGAAGCGGTGTCCGCGTGACGCTGAAGGTCCCTTCTTCCTGACCGTCGACATATACGGTTCCCGTTCCGCCGTCAACCACGACCGCAATATGGAACCACTCGTCATAAGAAAGTGGCAGGCCAGTGACATCCGATATGGCCCCCTCTGCATTCACAGCGTCAAGTTCACCGTTTTCCTCGAATCGAAGAGCGTCATTATCAATCTTGAGAAATACTTCATAATTATTTGAGTATTTGCTCCGCTGGTAATCATCGTAGCCTTTACCGATGATCTGGGTATAGTTCCGATAGGAATCCGGGGCCGAAACATATTCCGGCACTTCAGGTTTGAACCACCCGGCAAACGTGAATGTGTCATTGAAGCTGAGTGTATCATCGTCCGGGACGCTCACCCAGGTGGTCGTGCCGTCGAAATAGAGACCAGTGCCGCAGGCACCTGCCCGCCGGTCCGCCGGACCGCCCTCGATGATCCCGTCGTTGCCGTTGCCGGACGAATCAACCGCAGTGCTTCCGGACGCTTCATCGAACCGCCACCACGCAACAGGGAAAAGGGGTTCTATAGCAAATACCTGGATATATCCGGTTTTAACAGCCGACCCCGAACCGTCCGGGTTGTATGCAGTCAGCTGAATCGTGTACACGCCGGGGGAGGTATAGATATGCACCGGATGCTGCGCCGATGATGAACCTCCGTCACCAAAACTCCACTGCCATGCATAAGGGTCATTGGACGATGCATCCGTGAATTGGACTGTCAGCGGAGCCATGCCACCCGTCACATTCGCAGAGAATGCCGCCACCGGCGTTAGACCGGTCGGGGGAATCACGGTCGCGCTCGTCCCGACATCCCAAAGAAGGATGCCACCCCCATTTGGATCGTAATATATTATTTGAACGGATTCGGGCGGTTCATTACCAGTAAGATCAAGAGTTAATGAATCGCCAGAACCCCACTGATCCCAATCGGAACCACCCATAGTGGAGGTGAAATTTGCTGTCACATCCCTTCCGTCAACAAGAATCCGTGTTTCATTCCTCTGAAGAGTGTCCCCTGCACGAAGATCGAGAACATACGTATCATCATCTTCAATAATACGGGCATCTATAGAAACAGCGGGCACCACAAAAGCAGATGGCGCAGAAAGGAGCATGACAAGAACCACTCCAAATGCAGCGACAAATACGCCAATGAGAATAATCGAGCCGATCATCTCTGATGATGCGTCATCATGGTTTTTTACAGGAAAATGAGACGACTCTTCCTGTAGATTATTACAGCTATATCTTCCCATCTTCTCCCCCCTGCGTCAGATACCATCTGCTTTTGCTAAAATGACTGAATTCTCGTTGTCAGTCGGACTCCATGCATTTATGACAAACATCCCGGAATCCGTTGGCCGGACATTCAGCAGGGTTATAACAGTCGCACCTCCGGACCGGGGATCAAGTGCACCATTTATATACAGCTCATACGTCGGATCAAGCCTGAACGCAAGATTAGACTCCAGATTATCATATTCCGGGATCCAGGCACTTTTAATTTCAACCTCATCTCTTGCACCTCCCGGAATCAGTGCGCCATTAATCCAGACATTGACTCTCTCAAATCTGAGGCTGAAAAATGTATTCCCTACACCTGTGATGCTTATTCGATTCCCTGCAGCCTCATCTTTTCCGGTACGAATGACAAGTGTATCTCCTGTGTTCAGGCTCCGGGCACCGGCTTCTCCTTGAATAGTAACGGTTGAGTTCGGAGAAACAACCGTGAAATTAAAATATCTGCCCTCCACAACAGCAGTCTGTTCTAACGACGCAAAGGCGGCAATGATCTGGGAATCCCTAAGAACAGATTCAGCAACAATCTCACCGGCCACCTCAGGACCGGGAGTCGCCGGGACGCCACCCGGAGCAAGGGTAGGCAAAGGTGCGGACGAGACATCAGCAAGGTCTGCGGCCACACCCGCATCGTCCACATATGCCGGGCGGAAGATGCCTGAGTTATCCAGGTAGGTGATGCGAATATGATCTTCGAGCGGGGTGACAGTCCCCGTGGCAGTATACGTAAGGGTCTCCCCCGTCGACCAGGGCCATGCACCGCCGGACGTAAAGTTCAGGGCGGTCGCAGGAACAGCGGCTCCATCGACGTACACCCCGAAATCTCCCGGATTCAGGGAGT
This window harbors:
- a CDS encoding PKD domain-containing protein → MGRYSCNNLQEESSHFPVKNHDDASSEMIGSIILIGVFVAAFGVVLVMLLSAPSAFVVPAVSIDARIIEDDDTYVLDLRAGDTLQRNETRILVDGRDVTANFTSTMGGSDWDQWGSGDSLTLDLTGNEPPESVQIIYYDPNGGGILLWDVGTSATVIPPTGLTPVAAFSANVTGGMAPLTVQFTDASSNDPYAWQWSFGDGGSSSAQHPVHIYTSPGVYTIQLTAYNPDGSGSAVKTGYIQVFAIEPLFPVAWWRFDEASGSTAVDSSGNGNDGIIEGGPADRRAGACGTGLYFDGTTTWVSVPDDDTLSFNDTFTFAGWFKPEVPEYVSAPDSYRNYTQIIGKGYDDYQRSKYSNNYEVFLKIDNDALRFEENGELDAVNAEGAISDVTGLPLSYDEWFHIAVVVDGGTGTVYVDGQEEGTFSVTRTPLQENTEPVSIGRQMVTKYDWANFFYKGMMDELYLYGTALTADEVATLADACSPPSGDAPVVSFTGTPVTGDAPLAVQFTSTVTGTTPFTYLWSFGDGTTSSDLNPLHTYTDAGTYDVNLTVTNGYGTDTLERTAYINATEGVSAFAQYVVNENVFVYGQELSFAGDAVTGPGATIHITGSELNTADLNGGTSLAVSNINVDGTISLDGGSAALGSEVSPGSIYVNGDLYLGIGARDIYGDVYVNGNCYLKDPVIHGTMYVDGELGLGWTPDLTDANIFYTGKFSHPPHMDRSILDKCSKLKSVPGFTIPAVEMPSARSDAWYSSRGYVSGGALADNIRICADSYTAVNDWPAPSTAEDVIIVAKSGDIRLTGMGNRIVTGVLFAPNGEVVFEGSLFEGLVIAQDGFRVTSGGTAVTFKNMNEYISDPADYPF
- a CDS encoding type IV pilin N-terminal domain-containing protein, with amino-acid sequence MNGMRTQMTNEDAVSETIGVVLLIGLTVVAITLVGVFLFSQPMAEELPAVDVLISNNVTLVLFQHNGGDSLNPGDFGVYVDGAAVPATALNFTSGGAWPWSTGETLTYTATGTVTPLEDHIRITYLDNSGIFRPAYVDDAGVAADLADVSSAPLPTLAPGGVPATPGPEVAGEIVAESVLRDSQIIAAFASLEQTAVVEGRYFNFTVVSPNSTVTIQGEAGARSLNTGDTLVIRTGKDEAAGNRISITGVGNTFFSLRFERVNVWINGALIPGGARDEVEIKSAWIPEYDNLESNLAFRLDPTYELYINGALDPRSGGATVITLLNVRPTDSGMFVINAWSPTDNENSVILAKADGI